One stretch of Burkholderia oklahomensis C6786 DNA includes these proteins:
- a CDS encoding Hcp family type VI secretion system effector has protein sequence MGVAMFMKVDGVTGESADAQHKGWTDIQSFSWGASQPGAMASGSGGNAGKASFNDLVVAAYMDKGAPAIIKNCASGKHLSTVEISACKTGGSQIEFMRVTLQEVLVTSAQIAGVDPGDAADRLMMQYGFQAAKVKKQYWQQTDSGGKGAEVSVGWNIKENAEM, from the coding sequence ATGGGCGTGGCAATGTTTATGAAAGTGGACGGCGTCACCGGCGAATCGGCCGACGCACAGCACAAGGGCTGGACCGACATCCAGTCGTTCTCGTGGGGCGCGAGCCAACCGGGCGCGATGGCGAGCGGCAGCGGCGGCAACGCCGGCAAGGCGAGCTTCAACGATCTCGTCGTCGCCGCCTACATGGACAAGGGGGCGCCGGCGATCATCAAGAACTGCGCGAGCGGCAAGCACCTGTCGACGGTCGAGATCTCCGCGTGCAAGACGGGCGGCTCGCAGATCGAGTTCATGCGCGTGACGCTGCAGGAGGTGCTCGTCACGTCGGCGCAGATCGCGGGCGTCGATCCGGGCGACGCGGCCGACCGGCTGATGATGCAGTACGGCTTCCAGGCCGCGAAGGTCAAGAAGCAGTACTGGCAGCAGACCGACAGCGGCGGCAAGGGCGCCGAAGTGTCGGTCGGCTGGAACATCAAGGAAAACGCCGAGATGTGA
- the tssE gene encoding type VI secretion system baseplate subunit TssE, translating into MDDDERSRRDREGGMRAARDRLQPALLDRLTDAEPQRRTEPPDAQAIGGDRLRAAVLRDLSWLLNTRNGEDGFVDWSAFAHAQASVLNYGMRPLVGKPMSGVERMSVEASIRDAIVRFEPRIAPDSVEVRSVLDAPDGAAGERRHNVLMFEIKGTLWSVPHPVEFVLRSDLDLETGAMSLQSAAGG; encoded by the coding sequence ATGGACGACGACGAGCGATCCCGGCGCGACCGGGAGGGCGGCATGCGCGCCGCACGCGACCGGCTGCAGCCCGCGCTGCTCGACCGGCTGACCGACGCTGAACCGCAGCGGCGCACGGAGCCGCCGGACGCGCAGGCGATCGGCGGCGACCGGCTGCGCGCGGCGGTGCTGCGCGATCTGTCGTGGCTGCTCAACACGCGCAACGGCGAGGATGGCTTCGTCGACTGGTCGGCGTTCGCGCACGCGCAGGCGTCGGTGCTCAACTACGGGATGCGGCCGCTCGTCGGCAAGCCGATGTCCGGCGTCGAGCGGATGTCGGTCGAGGCGTCGATTCGCGATGCGATCGTGCGCTTCGAGCCGCGCATCGCGCCCGACAGCGTCGAGGTCCGCAGCGTGCTCGACGCGCCGGACGGCGCGGCGGGCGAGCGCCGGCACAACGTGCTGATGTTCGAGATCAAGGGCACGCTGTGGTCGGTGCCGCATCCGGTCGAGTTCGTGCTGCGCTCGGATCTCGATCTGGAGACGGGCGCGATGTCGCTGCAATCGGCGGCGGGAGGCTGA
- the tssF gene encoding type VI secretion system baseplate subunit TssF, translating to MDTRLLEYYNRELAYLRELGGEFAQQFPKAAARLRMHDSGPPDPYVERLLEGFSFLTARVQLKMDAEFPRFTQTLLDAVYPGYVAPIPSMAIVRFTPMMNEGSLAQGYRLPAGTALRARPAASEQTACEFRTAHDLTLWPLELTAAAVTGAPAYLPRSATAARRDVRGALRIRLKARGGASLAQLPIDRLMFHLAGPERDALHLLELIAAHTIGVVCHDTGQPPRWLHVLGAGAIVHQGFDAGQALLPDDGRGFQGYRLLREYFAFPARFLFFSVEGLRPALARATGDEFELTLLLDRHDAALENSVDARHLALNCTPAVNLFARRADRIPIHPGAREHHVVVDRSRPLDYEVYAVQRLASEQRDDGQVREFRPFHASFAGDDGNYGAYYTVRREPRLVSAQARANGTRTGYVGSETYVSLVDSDCAPYDESMRYLSVDTLCTNRDLVLLQPPGDANTFTLRVSAPVERIAPIRGPSRPRPPIADAQTAWRLVSHLGLARHTLTDVDDEDGARVLRELLGLHADPADAAMRRQIDGVHRVAFTPVFRRLPAAGPLMFGRGVQVDVTVDDHAFSGDSPFLLGAVLEQFFARHVSINSFAECVLSSAQRGRLAQWPARVGRRPAI from the coding sequence ATGGACACGCGCCTCCTCGAGTACTACAACCGCGAGCTCGCGTATCTGCGCGAGCTCGGCGGCGAGTTCGCGCAGCAGTTTCCGAAGGCCGCCGCGCGCTTGCGGATGCACGATTCGGGGCCGCCCGATCCGTACGTCGAGCGGCTGCTCGAAGGCTTCAGCTTTCTGACCGCGCGCGTGCAGCTCAAGATGGACGCGGAGTTTCCGCGCTTCACGCAGACGCTGCTCGACGCCGTGTATCCCGGCTACGTCGCGCCGATCCCGTCGATGGCGATCGTGCGGTTCACGCCGATGATGAACGAGGGCAGTCTCGCGCAAGGCTACCGGCTGCCGGCCGGCACCGCGCTGCGCGCGCGGCCGGCCGCGTCCGAGCAGACCGCGTGCGAGTTCCGCACCGCGCACGATCTGACGCTGTGGCCGCTCGAACTGACGGCCGCGGCGGTGACGGGCGCGCCCGCGTATCTGCCGCGCTCGGCGACGGCCGCGCGCCGCGACGTGCGCGGCGCGCTGCGGATCCGGCTGAAGGCGCGCGGCGGCGCGAGCCTCGCGCAGTTGCCGATCGACCGGCTGATGTTCCATCTCGCCGGCCCCGAGCGCGACGCGCTGCATCTGCTCGAACTGATCGCCGCGCACACGATCGGCGTCGTCTGTCACGACACGGGCCAGCCGCCGCGCTGGCTGCACGTGCTCGGCGCCGGCGCGATCGTCCATCAGGGCTTCGACGCCGGCCAGGCGCTATTGCCCGACGATGGCCGCGGTTTCCAGGGCTATCGGCTGCTGCGCGAGTACTTCGCGTTTCCCGCGCGTTTCCTGTTCTTCAGCGTCGAAGGCCTGCGGCCGGCGCTCGCGCGCGCGACGGGCGACGAGTTCGAGCTGACGCTGCTGCTCGACCGGCACGACGCGGCGCTCGAGAACAGCGTCGATGCGCGGCATCTCGCGCTGAACTGCACGCCGGCCGTGAACCTGTTCGCGCGCCGTGCCGACCGGATTCCGATCCATCCGGGCGCGCGCGAGCATCACGTCGTCGTCGACCGCAGCCGGCCGCTCGACTACGAGGTCTACGCGGTGCAGCGGCTCGCGAGCGAGCAGCGCGACGATGGGCAGGTGCGCGAGTTCCGGCCGTTCCACGCGTCGTTCGCCGGCGACGACGGCAACTACGGCGCGTACTACACGGTGCGCCGCGAGCCGCGCCTCGTGTCCGCGCAGGCGCGCGCGAACGGCACGCGCACCGGCTACGTCGGCAGCGAGACGTACGTGTCGCTCGTCGACAGCGATTGCGCGCCGTACGACGAATCGATGCGCTATCTGTCCGTCGACACGCTGTGCACGAACCGCGATCTCGTGCTGCTGCAGCCGCCCGGCGACGCGAACACGTTCACGCTGCGCGTGTCGGCGCCCGTCGAGCGGATCGCGCCGATTCGCGGGCCGTCGCGGCCGCGCCCGCCGATCGCCGACGCGCAGACCGCGTGGCGGCTCGTCAGCCATCTCGGGCTCGCGCGCCACACGCTGACCGACGTCGACGACGAAGACGGCGCGCGCGTGCTGCGCGAGCTGCTCGGCCTGCACGCGGACCCGGCCGATGCGGCGATGCGCCGGCAGATCGACGGCGTGCATCGCGTCGCGTTCACGCCGGTGTTTCGCCGGCTGCCCGCCGCCGGGCCGCTGATGTTCGGGCGCGGCGTGCAGGTCGACGTGACCGTCGACGATCACGCATTCTCCGGCGACAGCCCGTTTCTGCTCGGCGCGGTGCTCGAGCAGTTCTTCGCGCGGCACGTGTCGATCAACTCGTTCGCCGAATGCGTGCTGAGCAGCGCGCAGCGCGGCAGGCTTGCGCAATGGCCGGCGCGCGTCGGCAGGCGGCCCGCGATATGA
- the tssG gene encoding type VI secretion system baseplate subunit TssG: MAGARRQAARDMTTNPKPSAANAGANANASADAARRDAWWRRLRAAPHGYDLFQALRWLDALSPEHAPFGYASRPHDEPVRLGQAPSLTFAAAMLAGVRDDGPRPRIAIHGFGLFGPNGPLPSHLTEYAYERVKQHDDPTFAAFADLFHHRLILLFYRAWADAQPTVSLDRPARARFDTYVASLIGRRGEPSGDASRAADALAPHAKYFHAGHLVRHTRNPEGLVQILRRYFGVRARIVEHVPQWVMLDRAQRCAIRATRPTLPLGGTVLGCAVRDAQSRFRIVLGPLTLDAYRQFLPGGVHARQLAQWVREYVGIEFDWDVQLELAHDEVPALALGSRHGLGRTAWLGERLDPGPARDLVLGYDARARRARGASAGITSARAPAADRAADAAALHRQPA; encoded by the coding sequence ATGGCCGGCGCGCGTCGGCAGGCGGCCCGCGATATGACGACGAACCCGAAACCTTCGGCCGCGAACGCGGGCGCGAATGCAAATGCAAGCGCCGATGCCGCGCGCCGCGACGCATGGTGGCGCCGCCTGCGCGCCGCGCCGCACGGCTACGACCTGTTCCAGGCGCTGCGCTGGCTCGACGCGCTGTCGCCGGAGCACGCGCCGTTCGGCTATGCGTCGCGGCCGCACGACGAGCCGGTGCGGCTCGGCCAGGCGCCGTCGCTGACGTTCGCGGCGGCGATGCTGGCCGGCGTGCGCGACGATGGCCCGAGGCCGCGCATCGCGATTCACGGCTTCGGGCTGTTCGGGCCGAACGGGCCGCTGCCGTCGCATCTGACCGAATACGCGTACGAGCGCGTGAAGCAGCATGACGATCCGACTTTTGCCGCGTTCGCCGATCTGTTCCATCACCGGCTGATCCTGCTGTTCTACCGCGCGTGGGCCGATGCGCAGCCGACCGTCAGCCTCGACCGACCGGCGCGCGCGCGGTTCGACACGTACGTCGCGAGCCTGATCGGGCGGCGCGGCGAGCCGTCCGGCGACGCGTCGCGCGCCGCGGACGCGCTCGCGCCGCACGCGAAGTATTTCCATGCGGGCCATCTGGTGCGGCACACGCGCAATCCGGAAGGGCTCGTGCAGATCCTGCGACGCTACTTCGGCGTGCGCGCGCGAATCGTCGAGCACGTGCCGCAATGGGTGATGCTCGACCGCGCGCAGCGCTGCGCGATCCGCGCGACGCGGCCGACGCTGCCGCTCGGCGGCACCGTGCTCGGCTGCGCGGTGCGCGATGCGCAGTCGCGCTTCCGGATCGTGCTCGGCCCGCTGACGCTCGACGCATACCGGCAGTTCCTGCCGGGCGGCGTGCACGCTCGGCAGCTCGCGCAATGGGTGCGCGAATACGTCGGCATCGAATTCGACTGGGACGTGCAGCTCGAGCTCGCGCACGACGAGGTGCCGGCGCTCGCGCTCGGCAGCCGCCACGGGCTCGGCCGCACCGCGTGGCTCGGCGAGCGGCTCGATCCCGGCCCCGCGCGCGATCTCGTGCTCGGCTACGACGCGCGCGCCCGCCGCGCCCGCGGCGCGAGCGCCGGCATCACGAGCGCGCGAGCGCCGGCGGCCGATCGGGCCGCCGACGCCGCTGCGCTCCATCGACAACCTGCCTGA
- the tssH gene encoding type VI secretion system ATPase TssH → MSDIGRVTLFGKLNAFLYETLEQATGFCRLRGNPYVELVHWLNQMLQRPDSDVHRVLRRFDIDAASVDRGIVAALDRLPRGAGSVSDLSAHIDEAVERAWVYATLKYDATQIRSAVLLLAIVKTTQLRNVLYAVSRDFERIVPDVLANELGQIVDGSPEAPPPAARASAGGGAQPASAREGSALARYAVDLTARARAGEIDPVVGRDSEIRQIVDILLRRRQNNPLLVGEAGVGKTAVAEGFALRIVAGDVPPPLRDVELYLLDIGLLQAGASVKGEFESRLRGVIDEATSSERPVILFIDEVHTLVGAGGAAGTGDAANLLKPALARGLLRTIGATTWSEYKQYIEKDPALTRRFQLVQVREPEEDAAMTMLRGLAAKLEAHHRVLVLDDALQAAVTLSHRYIPARQLPDKAISLLDTACARVAVSQHAVPAPIEDARRRIDSLRVERELIGRECALGAGDASRLDAIDASIASEQTVLDTLDARWQAERDALDKIVDWRASLLDDDPSRALDATARADVQAKLSTALRELADLQGETPLVLPAVDTHAVAAVVSDWTGIPLGRMVRDEMQSVLKLADTLAERVVGQRHAVELIAERIQTARARLDDPAKPHGVFLLCGPSGVGKTETALALADMLYGGEHNAITINMSEFQEAHTVSTLKGAPPGYVGYGQGGVLTEAVRRRPYSVVLLDEIEKAHRDVHEIFFQVFDKGWMEDGEGRYIDFRNTVIILTSNVGSERVIQLCRDPQRLPDAQTLTDALRAPLREVFPAALLGRLTVVPYYPLTDEMLARIVALQLARIERRIEAHHGIELHCADSATALIVERCRTIESGGRMVDAILTHTVLPRISQEILRATIEGRALSGIEVSADEGQFVYRFEEEGAT, encoded by the coding sequence ATGTCCGATATCGGCCGAGTGACCTTGTTCGGAAAGCTGAATGCTTTCCTCTACGAGACGCTGGAGCAGGCGACCGGCTTCTGCCGGCTGCGCGGCAATCCTTATGTCGAGCTCGTGCATTGGTTGAACCAGATGCTCCAGCGCCCGGACAGCGACGTGCATCGCGTGCTGCGCCGCTTCGACATCGATGCGGCTTCGGTGGATCGCGGGATCGTCGCGGCGCTCGACCGGCTGCCGCGCGGCGCCGGTTCGGTGTCCGATCTGTCCGCGCACATCGACGAGGCGGTCGAGCGCGCGTGGGTCTACGCGACGCTCAAGTACGACGCGACGCAGATCCGCAGCGCGGTGCTGCTGCTCGCGATCGTCAAGACGACGCAGCTGCGCAACGTGCTGTACGCGGTCTCGCGCGACTTCGAGCGGATCGTGCCGGACGTGCTCGCCAACGAGCTCGGGCAGATCGTCGACGGTTCGCCGGAAGCGCCGCCGCCCGCCGCGCGCGCATCGGCGGGCGGCGGCGCGCAGCCGGCGTCGGCGCGCGAAGGCTCGGCGCTCGCGCGCTACGCGGTCGATCTCACGGCGCGCGCGCGGGCGGGCGAGATCGATCCGGTCGTCGGCCGAGATAGCGAGATTCGCCAGATCGTCGACATCCTGCTGCGGCGCCGGCAGAACAATCCGCTCCTCGTCGGCGAGGCGGGCGTCGGCAAGACCGCGGTCGCCGAAGGCTTCGCGCTGCGCATCGTCGCGGGCGACGTGCCGCCGCCGCTGCGCGACGTCGAGCTGTATCTGCTCGACATCGGCTTGTTGCAGGCCGGCGCGAGCGTGAAGGGCGAATTCGAGAGCCGCCTGCGCGGCGTGATCGACGAGGCGACGTCGAGCGAGCGGCCCGTCATTCTGTTCATCGACGAAGTGCATACGCTCGTCGGCGCGGGCGGCGCGGCGGGCACGGGCGACGCGGCGAACCTGCTGAAGCCGGCGCTCGCGCGTGGGCTGTTGCGCACGATCGGCGCGACGACATGGTCCGAATACAAGCAGTACATCGAGAAGGACCCGGCGCTGACGCGGCGCTTCCAGCTCGTGCAGGTGCGCGAGCCCGAAGAGGATGCGGCGATGACGATGCTGCGCGGGCTCGCCGCGAAGCTCGAAGCGCACCATCGCGTGCTCGTGCTCGACGACGCGCTGCAGGCAGCCGTCACGCTGTCGCATCGCTACATCCCGGCGCGGCAGTTGCCCGACAAGGCGATCAGCCTGCTCGACACCGCGTGCGCGCGCGTCGCCGTGAGCCAGCACGCGGTGCCCGCGCCGATCGAGGATGCGCGGCGGCGGATCGACAGTCTGCGCGTCGAGCGCGAGCTGATCGGGCGCGAGTGCGCGCTCGGCGCGGGCGACGCATCGCGGCTCGATGCGATCGACGCGTCGATCGCGAGCGAACAGACCGTGCTCGATACGCTCGATGCGCGCTGGCAGGCGGAGCGCGACGCGCTCGACAAGATCGTCGACTGGCGCGCTTCGCTGCTCGACGACGATCCGTCGCGCGCGCTCGATGCGACGGCGCGCGCGGATGTGCAGGCGAAGCTCTCGACCGCGTTGCGCGAGCTCGCCGATTTGCAAGGCGAGACGCCGCTCGTGCTGCCCGCGGTCGACACGCACGCGGTGGCCGCCGTCGTGTCCGACTGGACCGGCATCCCGCTCGGCCGGATGGTGCGCGACGAGATGCAATCGGTGCTGAAGCTGGCCGATACGCTCGCCGAGCGCGTCGTCGGCCAGCGGCATGCGGTCGAGTTGATCGCCGAGCGGATTCAGACGGCGCGCGCGCGGCTCGACGATCCCGCGAAGCCGCACGGCGTGTTCCTGTTGTGCGGGCCGTCCGGCGTCGGCAAGACCGAGACCGCGCTCGCGCTCGCCGACATGCTGTACGGCGGCGAGCACAACGCGATCACGATCAACATGAGCGAATTCCAGGAGGCGCACACGGTGTCGACGCTGAAGGGTGCGCCGCCCGGCTACGTCGGCTACGGACAGGGCGGCGTGCTGACCGAAGCGGTGCGGCGGCGGCCATACAGCGTCGTGCTGCTCGACGAAATCGAGAAGGCGCACCGCGACGTGCATGAAATATTTTTTCAGGTGTTCGACAAAGGCTGGATGGAAGACGGCGAGGGACGCTACATCGACTTTCGCAACACGGTGATCATCCTCACGTCGAACGTCGGCTCCGAACGCGTGATTCAGCTGTGCCGCGATCCGCAGCGTCTGCCCGATGCGCAGACATTGACCGACGCGCTGCGCGCGCCGCTGCGCGAAGTGTTTCCCGCCGCATTGCTCGGACGACTGACCGTCGTGCCGTACTACCCGCTGACCGACGAGATGCTCGCGCGGATCGTCGCGCTGCAGCTCGCACGCATCGAGCGCCGCATCGAAGCGCATCACGGGATCGAACTGCATTGCGCCGATTCGGCGACCGCGCTGATCGTCGAGCGCTGCCGGACGATCGAGTCCGGCGGCCGGATGGTCGACGCGATCCTCACGCATACGGTGCTGCCACGCATCAGCCAGGAGATCCTGCGCGCGACGATCGAAGGGCGCGCGTTGTCGGGGATCGAAGTGAGTGCGGACGAAGGCCAGTTCGTTTATCGATTCGAAGAGGAGGGGGCGACGTGA
- the tssI gene encoding type VI secretion system tip protein VgrG, with the protein MTRVFTLDSLHGDDLKFHRLYGEEALGRMFDFQIEALADNHSLSLKALLGKPVTVRIRQQDESERYLNGIVARASLVGRRAERHYGYQLIVRPWLWLATRRSDCRIFQNKTVPEIVQEVLASYGFPIENHLTDTYTPRDYCVQYNETDAAFVSRLMEFEGIYYYFKHAAQTHTLMLCDAMSSHVALPGYEHIPFIARDRTAIADEEHIDSWLPAQEVSIGKHETSDYDYTKPRADLSAQKIDPRGHDHDSFASFEWPGGYRDDEPGAHYSRVRLEEQQAEHERALARTDVRGIAPGYLFTLEHCPRADQNREYLIVRCQYRFQENAYATDSGNEAVVHESQTLVQPSSLPYRSPRATPRPRTNGPQTATVVGPKGEEIWTDQYGRVKLQFRWDRYGQSDQNSSCWVRVSSPWAGGGFGGVQIPRIGDEVVVDFLNGDPDQPIVTGRVYNGEKMPPWGLPGSATQSGLLSRSSPGGTTEHSNAFRFEDKKGAEQLWMHAERNFDAETEQDHTLSVGHDHSHSVGNDETMSVTNNRQRSVGQNETVNIGKHRVAQIGGNETHGVVGNRTRQVGQNEAVTIGANREATIGGNHVETVAKDKTETIGLGKTLNVTQHYQTTSKSMKTAVAEHHAEEIGSRTSTIEKAHVLNVGDSQSVNVGASHTMSVKNNVHVGAGDQIALVCGDASITLKKDGTITINGVTVESSASGSHSVRGKTVTSSATGEHTVEGTILKLNP; encoded by the coding sequence GTGACCCGCGTGTTCACACTCGACAGCCTGCACGGAGACGACCTGAAGTTCCACCGGCTCTACGGCGAGGAAGCGCTCGGGCGAATGTTCGACTTCCAGATCGAAGCGCTCGCCGACAATCACAGCCTGTCGCTGAAGGCGCTGCTCGGCAAGCCGGTGACGGTGCGCATCCGGCAGCAGGACGAATCGGAGCGCTATCTGAACGGAATCGTCGCGCGGGCGTCGCTCGTCGGGCGGCGTGCTGAGCGCCATTATGGCTACCAGCTGATCGTGCGTCCGTGGCTGTGGCTCGCGACGCGCCGCTCCGATTGCCGGATCTTCCAGAACAAGACGGTGCCCGAGATCGTGCAGGAAGTGCTCGCATCGTACGGATTCCCGATTGAAAACCATCTGACCGACACGTACACGCCGCGCGACTACTGCGTGCAGTACAACGAGACCGACGCGGCGTTCGTGTCGCGGCTGATGGAGTTCGAAGGCATCTATTACTACTTCAAGCACGCCGCGCAGACGCATACGCTGATGCTGTGCGACGCGATGTCGTCGCACGTCGCGCTGCCGGGCTACGAGCACATTCCGTTCATCGCGCGCGACCGCACCGCGATCGCCGACGAAGAGCACATCGACAGCTGGCTGCCCGCGCAGGAAGTGAGCATCGGCAAGCACGAGACGAGCGACTACGACTACACGAAGCCGCGCGCGGATCTGTCCGCGCAGAAGATCGATCCGCGCGGCCACGATCATGACAGCTTCGCGTCGTTCGAATGGCCCGGCGGCTATCGCGACGACGAGCCGGGCGCGCATTACAGCCGCGTGCGGCTCGAAGAGCAGCAGGCCGAGCACGAGCGCGCGCTCGCGCGCACCGACGTGCGCGGCATCGCGCCCGGCTATCTGTTCACGCTCGAACATTGCCCGCGCGCCGACCAGAACCGCGAATACCTGATTGTGCGCTGCCAGTATCGGTTTCAGGAGAACGCATACGCGACCGACAGCGGCAACGAGGCGGTCGTGCACGAATCGCAGACGCTCGTGCAGCCGTCGAGCCTGCCGTATCGCTCGCCGCGCGCGACGCCGCGGCCGCGCACGAACGGCCCGCAGACGGCGACCGTGGTCGGCCCGAAGGGCGAGGAAATCTGGACGGACCAGTACGGACGCGTGAAGCTGCAATTTCGTTGGGACCGCTACGGACAGAGCGACCAGAACTCGTCGTGCTGGGTGCGGGTGTCGAGCCCGTGGGCGGGCGGCGGCTTCGGCGGCGTGCAGATTCCGCGCATCGGCGATGAAGTGGTGGTCGATTTTTTGAATGGCGACCCCGATCAGCCGATCGTGACGGGGCGTGTGTACAACGGCGAAAAGATGCCGCCGTGGGGGCTGCCTGGGAGCGCGACGCAGAGCGGGCTGCTGTCGCGCTCGTCGCCGGGCGGCACGACCGAGCATTCGAACGCATTTCGTTTCGAGGACAAGAAGGGCGCGGAGCAGCTATGGATGCACGCGGAACGCAACTTCGACGCGGAGACCGAGCAGGACCACACGCTGTCGGTGGGCCACGATCATTCGCATTCGGTCGGCAACGACGAGACGATGAGCGTCACGAACAACCGGCAGAGAAGCGTCGGGCAGAACGAGACGGTGAACATCGGGAAACATCGCGTCGCGCAGATCGGCGGGAACGAGACGCACGGCGTCGTGGGCAATCGCACGCGGCAGGTCGGACAGAACGAGGCCGTGACGATCGGCGCGAATCGCGAAGCGACGATCGGCGGCAATCACGTGGAGACGGTCGCGAAAGACAAGACCGAAACGATCGGGCTGGGCAAGACGTTGAATGTCACCCAGCACTATCAGACGACTTCGAAAAGCATGAAAACCGCCGTCGCCGAGCATCACGCCGAGGAGATCGGCTCGCGAACGTCGACGATCGAGAAAGCACACGTGCTCAACGTCGGCGATTCGCAGTCGGTCAACGTCGGCGCGAGCCACACGATGAGCGTGAAGAACAACGTGCACGTCGGCGCGGGCGATCAGATCGCGCTCGTTTGCGGCGATGCGAGCATCACGCTGAAGAAGGACGGCACGATCACGATCAACGGCGTCACGGTGGAATCGAGCGCCAGCGGAAGCCATAGCGTGCGCGGCAAGACGGTGACGTCGTCGGCGACGGGCGAGCACACGGTCGAAGGCACGATACTGAAACTGAACCCCTGA